From the genome of Deltaproteobacteria bacterium, one region includes:
- a CDS encoding carboxylate--amine ligase: MQLTGLLWGQKLLKKVEFPHAEVLGPEASVDDIKGLIAKCGQVFIKPVFKGGVGKKGKAGLIGRAKDINEALHHKERLYFVEHKFGNSVNKADGVTFEGGVPANHEVYFSITDSTQFRAPIMTITHHGGVDIEELPADKIKVIPFDPLTGLKSYHVANALEELGAPSEIISPLVQHLPKLWTLYANYGMSMLELNPIRMSTAAKGRLTPVACDFKGSFDIDNPAWKQLDLPTHIFASDYSEFEQEINQLRTYQGQSDVFVINPEGTITSPTFGGGANALVTELLGDRATISSDFGGNPPYEKMFDISRIVYKYWLKQSNVLFIIGGKANNTDIYETFRAMADALRSHFQNYGPTPLFVVIGRGGPNLIRGMAYMKDTLDQLKLPYRIFGHDSAMSEVVNYAMYIDRWMEKEGRKQIAEKLGAAEKASA, from the coding sequence ATGCAGCTTACGGGACTTCTCTGGGGGCAAAAGCTCCTGAAAAAGGTCGAATTCCCCCATGCCGAGGTGCTTGGCCCCGAGGCAAGTGTAGACGACATTAAGGGCCTTATCGCAAAGTGCGGACAGGTGTTCATAAAGCCGGTGTTCAAGGGCGGCGTTGGCAAGAAGGGCAAGGCCGGGTTGATAGGCCGCGCAAAGGATATAAACGAGGCCCTGCACCACAAAGAAAGGCTCTACTTTGTCGAGCACAAGTTTGGCAACTCCGTTAACAAGGCCGACGGCGTGACCTTCGAGGGAGGGGTTCCGGCGAACCACGAAGTTTATTTCTCAATTACCGATTCAACGCAGTTTAGGGCGCCGATAATGACCATCACGCACCACGGCGGCGTTGATATAGAAGAGCTTCCGGCAGATAAGATCAAGGTCATTCCGTTCGACCCGCTAACCGGGCTAAAGAGCTACCACGTTGCGAACGCACTTGAAGAGCTCGGCGCGCCCTCTGAAATCATCAGCCCGCTCGTGCAGCATCTACCCAAGCTCTGGACGCTTTATGCAAATTACGGCATGAGCATGCTCGAGCTTAACCCAATAAGGATGTCCACTGCGGCAAAGGGACGCCTTACCCCCGTTGCCTGCGACTTTAAGGGCTCATTCGATATAGACAATCCGGCATGGAAGCAGCTTGATCTTCCGACCCATATCTTTGCATCCGATTATTCCGAGTTCGAGCAGGAGATTAACCAGCTTAGGACCTATCAGGGCCAAAGTGACGTGTTCGTTATCAACCCCGAGGGCACTATTACATCGCCGACATTTGGCGGCGGAGCAAACGCGCTCGTAACCGAGCTTCTTGGCGACCGCGCCACCATTTCCTCGGACTTTGGCGGCAACCCGCCCTACGAGAAGATGTTCGACATATCGAGGATAGTCTATAAGTACTGGCTAAAGCAGTCCAATGTGCTCTTTATAATCGGCGGCAAGGCCAACAACACCGACATCTACGAGACCTTCCGCGCCATGGCGGACGCGCTTCGGTCGCACTTCCAAAACTACGGGCCGACACCGCTCTTCGTCGTTATAGGCAGAGGCGGCCCTAACCTGATACGCGGCATGGCGTACATGAAGGACACCCTTGACCAATTGAAGCTTCCGTACAGGATATTCGGCCACGACAGCGCCATGAGCGAGGTCGTTAACTATGCCATGTACATAGACAGGTGGATGGAGAAGGAAGGCAGGAAGCAGATTGCCGAGAAGCTTGGCGCCGCAGAGAAGGCGTCGGCATAA